The following are from one region of the Nicotiana tabacum cultivar K326 chromosome 3, ASM71507v2, whole genome shotgun sequence genome:
- the LOC107784392 gene encoding putative LRR receptor-like serine/threonine-protein kinase At5g45780 isoform X2 codes for MVTLVSLIFSIFLFWLAVTPASMSLLSPKGVNYEVAALMSMKNKMRDEHQVLDGWDINSVDPCTWYMVGCSSEGFVISLEMASMGLSGSLSPSIGNLTHLRTLLLQNNQLSGPVPAEIGKLSELLTLDLSGNQFDGEIPRALGRLFRLSYLRLSRNRLSGQIPKPVASLSGTYRSIILVVLLQKFWLKITGNSFLCSAMPTQICGGVPKPANEMSSDRKISNHHRWVVSVIIGVSCTFIVTVMLLVCWVHWYRSRVLTGYVQHDCEFAIGHLKRFSFRELQIATGNFSSKNILGQGGFGVVYKGYLPNRTIVAVKRLRDPNFTGEVQFQTEVEMIGLAVHRNLLRLYGFSMTAEERLLIYPYMPNGSVADCLRDNGRDTPFLDWSKRMHIALGAARGLLYLHEQCNPKIIHRDVKAANILLDESFEAVVGDFGLAKLLDCRDSHVTTAVRGTIGHIAPEYLSTGQSSEKTDVFGYGILLLELITGLKSLDAGNGQGQKGPILDRVRNLFEEKKVEMLVDRDLKGCFNTEELEKTVEVALQCTQSNPNNRPKMSEVLRILEDITGQMGHVDESQVGSNICETRAFSFSRNFSDIHEESSFTIEPIELSGPR; via the exons ATGGTAACTTTAGTATCACTCATTTTCTCAATCTTTCTATTTTGGTTGGCCGTTACTCCTGCTTCTATGAGTCTTCTTTCACCTAAGGGTGTCAACTATGAAG TGGCAGCACTGATGTCAATGAAGAATAAGATGAGAGATGAACACCAAGTTTTGGATGGATGGGATATAAATTCAGTGGATCCTTGTACTTGGTACATGGTTGGTTGTTCTTCtgaaggctttgttatttctct TGAAATGGCGAGTATGGGGTTGTCTGGCTCACTTTCCCCCAGTATTGGGAATTTAACTCATCTACGGACACT GTTGTTGCAGAATAATCAGTTATCTGGTCCAGTTCCTGCTGAGATTGGGAAGCTCTCTGAACTGCTGACCCTTGACCTATCTGGTAATCAGTTTGATGGAGAAATTCCTAGGGCGTTGGGTCGCCTGTTCCGTTTAAGTTACTT GAGGCTTAGCAGGAACAGATTATCTGGACAAATTCCTAAACCTGTGGCATCCCTTTCAG GGACTTATCGTTCAATAATCTTAGTGGTCCTACTCCAAAAATTTTGGCTAAAGATTACAG GAAACAGCTTTCTTTGCTCTGCAATGCCCACACAAATTTGTGGGGGCGTGCCAAAACCAGCAAATG AAATGAGTTCAGACAGGAAGATTAGCAATCATCATCGGTGGGTTGTTTCTGTTATCATTGGGGTCAGTTGCACATTCATAGTTACTGTCATGCTGCTTGTTTGTTGGGTGCATTGGTACAGGTCTCGTGTCCTCACAGGATATG TGCAACACGATTGTGAATTCGCCATTGGCCACCTGAAGAGGTTTTCATTCCGTGAATTGCAAATTGCCACTGGAAATTTCAGCTCTAAAAACATATTAGGACAAGGTGGATTTGGAGTAGTCTACAAGGGATACCTTCCCAATAGGACAATAGTGGCTGTCAAAAGATTGAGAGATCCAAATTTCACTGGGGAAGTGCAGTTCCAAACAGAAGTTGAGATGATAGGCTTGGCTGTGCATCGGAACCTTCTACGTTTGTATGGATTCTCAATGACTGCAGAGGAAAGATTACTTATTTACCCTTATATGCCAAATGGGAGTGTTGCTGATTGCTTGAGAG ATAATGGTCGGGATACACCATTTTTGGATTGGAGCAAGCGCATGCATATAGCCCTTGGAGCTGCCAGAGGGCTTCTGTATTTGCATGAACAGTGTAATCCTAAAATAATTCACAGGGATGTTAAGGCGGCTAATATTCTTCTTGATGAAAGCTTTGAAGCTGTTGTTGGTGATTTTGGTCTCGCGAAGCTTTTAGACTGTAGAGATTCGCATGTCACAACAGCAGTTCGTGGTACTATAGGTCATATAGCCCCAGAGTATCTATCAACTGGCCAATCATCTGAGAAGACAGATGTCTTTGGATATGGAATACTACTTTTGGAACTCATTACAGGGCTCAAGTCATTAGATGCAGGAAATGGTCAAGGTCAGAAAGGACCTATTCTTGACCGG GTCCGGAACTTATTTGAGGAAAAGAAAGTGGAAATGCTTGTGGATAGGGATCTAAAAGGATGTTTTAATACAGAGGAGCTAGAGAAAACAGTTGAAGTGGCTCTACAGTGCACTCAATCTAACCCCAATAATCGGCCTAAGATGTCAGAGGTTTTGAGAATCCTGGAAGACATTACGGGACAAATGGGGCATGTGGACGAATCACAAGTTGGAAGCAACATATGCGAAACAAGAGCTTTCAGCTTCTCTAGGAATTTTAGCGATATCCATGAAGAATCCTCATTTACCATTGAACCAATTGAGCTTTCAGGACCCAGATAA
- the LOC107809264 gene encoding shaggy-related protein kinase eta, producing MADDKEMSAPVMDGNDAVTGHIISTTIGGKNGEPKQTVSYMAERVVGTGSFGIVFQAKCLENGETVAIKKVLQDRRYKNRELQLMRTLDHPNVVCLKHCFYSTTSKDELFLNLVMEYVPETMYRVLKHYSNMNQRMPLIYVKLYTYQVFRGLAYMHTVAGVCHRDLKPQNVLVDPLTHQVKICDFGSAKVLVKGEANISYICSRFYRAPELIFGATEYTTSIDIWSAGCVLAELLLGQPLFPGENAVDQLVEIIKVLGTPTREEIRCMNPNYTDFRFPQIKAHPWHKVFHKRMPPEAIDLASRLLQYSPSLRCTALEACAHPFFDELREPNARLPNGRPLPPLFNFKQELSGASPDLVNRLIPDHIKRQMGMHLFASHGDMT from the exons ATGGCTGATGATAAG GAGATGTCTGCTCCTGTTATGGATGGGAATGATGCAGTCACTGGTCATATAATTTCCACAACCATTGGGGGCAAGAATGGCGAGCCAAAGCAG ACAGTCAGTTACATGGCTGAACGTGTTGTGGGGACTGGATCATTTGGAATTGTCTTTCAG GCAAAATGTCTGGAAAATGGGGAGACTGTGGCTATAAAGAAGGTTCTGCAAGACCGTAGATACAAGAATCGTGAGCTGCAGCTTATGCGCACTTTGGATCACCCAAATGTTGTTTGCCTAAAGCATTGCTTCTATTCAACTACAAGCAAAGATGAGCTTTTTCTCAATTTAGTCATGGAATATGTTCCAGAAACTATGTATAGAGTGCTAAAGCATTATAGCAATATGAACCAGAGAATGCCACTCATCTATGTTAAGCTTTACACATATCAA GTATTTAGAGGGCTCGCTTACATGCATACTGTTGCTGGTGTATGCCATAGGGACTTGAAGCCTCAGAATGTTTTG GTAGACCCTCTTACTCACCAAGTAAAGATCTGTGATTTTGGAAGCGCAAAAGTGCTG GTGAAAGGAGAGGCCAACATCTCATACATCTGCTCGCGGTTTTATCGGGCTCCTGAACtcatatttggtgcaacagagtaTACTACTTCAATTGATATCTGGTCAGCTGGCTGTGTCCTTGCTGAGCTTCTTCTGGGCCAG CCATTATTCCCCGGAGAAAATGCTGTGGACCAGCTTGTTGAGATAATCAAG GTGCTTGGAACACCGACAAGGGAGGAAATTCGCTGTATGAATCCGAACTATACTGATTTCAGGTTTCCACAAATCAAAGCACACCCTTGGCATAAG GTTTTCCACAAACGGATGCCTCCTGAAGCAATTGACCTTGCTTCTCGACTCCTGCAGTACTCACCAAGTCTACGTTGCACTGCA CTTGAAGCATGTGCTCATCCTTTCTTTGATGAGCTTCGTGAACCAAATGCACGCCTTCCCAATGGTCGCCCATTGCCGCCTCTGTTCAATTTTAAGCAGGAG TTGTCTGGTGCCTCTCCAGACCTCGTAAACAGGTTGATACCAGACCATATAAAAAGGCAGATGGGCATGCATCTTTTTGCATCCCACGGTGACATGACGTGA
- the LOC107784391 gene encoding subtilisin-like protease, whose product MIIGFLDTGITPNHPSFHDKGVPPPPAKWKGKCEFNFTACNNKLIGARYFQEFGNGTPLDENGHGTHVSSTAAGNFVYGANVFGLANGTASGMVPLAHVAMYKVCDASAACSESDTFAAMDAAIEDGVDVISISIDDISRPFWGDSIALSSFTAIQNGILVRTTAGNTGPEHGTVANGAPWLLTAGASTTDRKLRATVLLGSGKEIDVPESLKNIDVKGKIVLCEAGDGIERLDIGHFVKDAGGAGMILMNEEPQVFTIVTDPHVLPAAHISFIDGLKIKAYMNSTSTPVASFLFKGTIFGDDHAPAIAAFSSRGPFPESPGILKPDIIGPGISILAAWPTSVENNTRTKSTFNVFSGTSMSCHHLSGVVTLIKSAHPEWSPATIKSAIMTTADLMNLDNNPIEDERGLRADFFATGAGHVNPLRANDPGLIYDIQPNDYIPYLCGLYPSRAVSLIVLKEVNCSSTIPEAELNYPSFSIKLGSDFLIFKYTQGL is encoded by the exons ATGATTATTGGATTTTTAGACACTGGGATAACACCTAATCATCCGTCGTTCCATGACAAAGGAGTGCCTCCTCCTCCCGCTAAGTGGAAGGGCAAGTGTGAGTTCAACTTTACAGCCTGCAACAACAAGCTCATTGGAGCAAGATATTTCCAGGAGTTTGGAAATGGGACGCCATTGGATGAGAATGGACATGGAACACATGTTTCAAGCACAGCTGCTGGAAACTTTGTCTATGGTGCCAATGTTTTTGGCCTTGCTAATGGAACGGCTTCAGGCATGGTGCCCCTTGCTCATGTTGCCATGTATAAAGTCTGTGACGCTAGTGCTGCTTGTTCTGAGAGTGACACATTTGCTGCTATGGATGCTGCAATTGAAGATGGTGTTGATGTAATTTCAATTTCCATTGATGACATCTCTAGACCTTTCTGGGGGGACTCTATTGCACTCAGTTCATTTACTGCAATTCAAAATGGAATTCTTGTACGCACCACAGCTGGTAATACAGGTCCAGAACATGGCACAGTAGCAAATGGAGCTCCATGGCTTCTCACTGCTGGTGCTAGCACCACCGATAGAAAATTAAGGGCAACCGTACTGCTAGGAAGCGGCAAAGAAATTGATG TACCTGAGTCTTTGAAAAATATTGATGTGAAAGGAAAGATAGTTTTGTGTGAAGCTGGTGATGGGATAGAAAGACTAGATATAGGACATTTTGTGAAGGATGCTGGGGGTGCTGGAATGATACTCATGAACGAGGAGCCACAGGTCTTCACTATAGTAACTGACCCTCACGTTCTTCCAGCAGCGCATATCAGTTTTATTGATGGCCTGAAAATCAAAGCCTACATGAACTCAACATCAACCCCTGTGGCTTCATTTTTGTTTAAAGGAACTATATTCGGAGATGATCATGCTCCAGCAATTGCAGCCTTTTCATCTAGAGGTCCTTTTCCGGAAAGCCCTGGCATATTGAAACCTGACATTATTGGTCCTGGTATTAGCATCCTTGCAGCGTGGCCAACATCCGTGGAGAACAATACCCGCACGAAATCTACCTTTAACGTATTTTCTGGCACATCAATGTCCTGTCATCACCTTTCAGGAGTTGTGACATTAATCAAGAGTGCACATCCAGAATGGTCTCCAGCTACTATCAAGTCTGCAATCATGACAACTGCTGATCTTATGAACCTTGACAATAATCCCATTGAAGATGAAAGGGGCCTCCGTGCTGACTTCTTTGCTACTGGTGCAGGCCACGTTAACCCATTAAGAGCAAATGATCCGGGGCTGATCTATGACATCCAACCAAATGATTATATACCTTATTTATGTGGGTTGTACCCAAGTAGAGCTGTTAGTTTGATTGTTTTGAAAGAAGTAAACTGCTCATCAACCATCCCTGAAGCAGAACTTAACTATCCATCCTTTTCAATTAAACTTGGATCTGATTTTCTGATTTTCAAGTATACACAAGGACTGTGA
- the LOC107784392 gene encoding putative LRR receptor-like serine/threonine-protein kinase At5g45780 isoform X1: MVTLVSLIFSIFLFWLAVTPASMSLLSPKGVNYEVAALMSMKNKMRDEHQVLDGWDINSVDPCTWYMVGCSSEGFVISLEMASMGLSGSLSPSIGNLTHLRTLLLQNNQLSGPVPAEIGKLSELLTLDLSGNQFDGEIPRALGRLFRLSYLRLSRNRLSGQIPKPVASLSGLSFLDLSFNNLSGPTPKILAKDYSIAGNSFLCSAMPTQICGGVPKPANEMSSDRKISNHHRWVVSVIIGVSCTFIVTVMLLVCWVHWYRSRVLTGYVQHDCEFAIGHLKRFSFRELQIATGNFSSKNILGQGGFGVVYKGYLPNRTIVAVKRLRDPNFTGEVQFQTEVEMIGLAVHRNLLRLYGFSMTAEERLLIYPYMPNGSVADCLRDNGRDTPFLDWSKRMHIALGAARGLLYLHEQCNPKIIHRDVKAANILLDESFEAVVGDFGLAKLLDCRDSHVTTAVRGTIGHIAPEYLSTGQSSEKTDVFGYGILLLELITGLKSLDAGNGQGQKGPILDRVRNLFEEKKVEMLVDRDLKGCFNTEELEKTVEVALQCTQSNPNNRPKMSEVLRILEDITGQMGHVDESQVGSNICETRAFSFSRNFSDIHEESSFTIEPIELSGPR; the protein is encoded by the exons ATGGTAACTTTAGTATCACTCATTTTCTCAATCTTTCTATTTTGGTTGGCCGTTACTCCTGCTTCTATGAGTCTTCTTTCACCTAAGGGTGTCAACTATGAAG TGGCAGCACTGATGTCAATGAAGAATAAGATGAGAGATGAACACCAAGTTTTGGATGGATGGGATATAAATTCAGTGGATCCTTGTACTTGGTACATGGTTGGTTGTTCTTCtgaaggctttgttatttctct TGAAATGGCGAGTATGGGGTTGTCTGGCTCACTTTCCCCCAGTATTGGGAATTTAACTCATCTACGGACACT GTTGTTGCAGAATAATCAGTTATCTGGTCCAGTTCCTGCTGAGATTGGGAAGCTCTCTGAACTGCTGACCCTTGACCTATCTGGTAATCAGTTTGATGGAGAAATTCCTAGGGCGTTGGGTCGCCTGTTCCGTTTAAGTTACTT GAGGCTTAGCAGGAACAGATTATCTGGACAAATTCCTAAACCTGTGGCATCCCTTTCAGGTCTTTCATTCTT GGACTTATCGTTCAATAATCTTAGTGGTCCTACTCCAAAAATTTTGGCTAAAGATTACAG TATTGCAGGAAACAGCTTTCTTTGCTCTGCAATGCCCACACAAATTTGTGGGGGCGTGCCAAAACCAGCAAATG AAATGAGTTCAGACAGGAAGATTAGCAATCATCATCGGTGGGTTGTTTCTGTTATCATTGGGGTCAGTTGCACATTCATAGTTACTGTCATGCTGCTTGTTTGTTGGGTGCATTGGTACAGGTCTCGTGTCCTCACAGGATATG TGCAACACGATTGTGAATTCGCCATTGGCCACCTGAAGAGGTTTTCATTCCGTGAATTGCAAATTGCCACTGGAAATTTCAGCTCTAAAAACATATTAGGACAAGGTGGATTTGGAGTAGTCTACAAGGGATACCTTCCCAATAGGACAATAGTGGCTGTCAAAAGATTGAGAGATCCAAATTTCACTGGGGAAGTGCAGTTCCAAACAGAAGTTGAGATGATAGGCTTGGCTGTGCATCGGAACCTTCTACGTTTGTATGGATTCTCAATGACTGCAGAGGAAAGATTACTTATTTACCCTTATATGCCAAATGGGAGTGTTGCTGATTGCTTGAGAG ATAATGGTCGGGATACACCATTTTTGGATTGGAGCAAGCGCATGCATATAGCCCTTGGAGCTGCCAGAGGGCTTCTGTATTTGCATGAACAGTGTAATCCTAAAATAATTCACAGGGATGTTAAGGCGGCTAATATTCTTCTTGATGAAAGCTTTGAAGCTGTTGTTGGTGATTTTGGTCTCGCGAAGCTTTTAGACTGTAGAGATTCGCATGTCACAACAGCAGTTCGTGGTACTATAGGTCATATAGCCCCAGAGTATCTATCAACTGGCCAATCATCTGAGAAGACAGATGTCTTTGGATATGGAATACTACTTTTGGAACTCATTACAGGGCTCAAGTCATTAGATGCAGGAAATGGTCAAGGTCAGAAAGGACCTATTCTTGACCGG GTCCGGAACTTATTTGAGGAAAAGAAAGTGGAAATGCTTGTGGATAGGGATCTAAAAGGATGTTTTAATACAGAGGAGCTAGAGAAAACAGTTGAAGTGGCTCTACAGTGCACTCAATCTAACCCCAATAATCGGCCTAAGATGTCAGAGGTTTTGAGAATCCTGGAAGACATTACGGGACAAATGGGGCATGTGGACGAATCACAAGTTGGAAGCAACATATGCGAAACAAGAGCTTTCAGCTTCTCTAGGAATTTTAGCGATATCCATGAAGAATCCTCATTTACCATTGAACCAATTGAGCTTTCAGGACCCAGATAA